One segment of Allorhodopirellula heiligendammensis DNA contains the following:
- a CDS encoding DUF1559 domain-containing protein, whose amino-acid sequence MTLQEKRSHGFTLVELLVVIAIIGVLVGLLLPAVQSAREAARRMQCSNRIKQMSLALHNYHASFNTFPSAGVLPKGQNVARYYPGITVALLPYIEQQARYETIQVRLAKSTSAFSRMFNGEEYESILSGVLCPSSPNSSRPSPYANNARINYMYNMGDGMLKLDAAWHHPNYVNNKYVQARYRGPFHLESWVKFRDITDGTSNTLAFSESASAATGNYSLEVKGSSGYNAALLDPDGAQPIIHPDVCVTSVVDPVNRNLYLNPCDSWRGNFFQAGTPWNGFHTVVPPNGPSCWDSPTGYWAAIFTPNSFHPGGVHGALLDGSVRFITDSIDSGDLTQTQPVAGESPYGVWGALGTHRGGETPTEY is encoded by the coding sequence ATGACGTTACAAGAAAAGCGGTCCCACGGATTCACCCTTGTGGAACTGTTAGTGGTCATCGCGATCATCGGTGTACTGGTGGGTCTCCTGTTACCAGCGGTCCAATCTGCTCGCGAAGCAGCGAGGCGAATGCAGTGCAGTAATCGTATCAAGCAGATGAGTTTGGCGTTACACAATTACCACGCCTCATTCAATACGTTCCCCTCCGCAGGAGTCCTTCCGAAAGGCCAAAACGTAGCACGATACTACCCCGGAATTACGGTTGCACTGCTGCCCTATATCGAACAGCAAGCTCGCTATGAAACAATCCAAGTTCGACTAGCAAAGTCTACCAGCGCATTCTCGCGGATGTTCAATGGCGAAGAATACGAGTCCATCCTATCAGGAGTGCTCTGCCCGTCATCACCGAACTCGTCTCGCCCCTCGCCCTACGCCAACAATGCGAGAATCAACTATATGTATAATATGGGCGATGGCATGCTGAAGCTTGACGCGGCATGGCACCACCCTAATTACGTAAACAACAAATACGTGCAGGCTCGATATCGCGGACCGTTCCACTTGGAATCGTGGGTGAAATTCCGTGATATCACCGACGGCACCAGTAACACGCTTGCCTTCAGTGAATCGGCGAGCGCCGCGACGGGAAACTACTCGTTAGAAGTCAAGGGAAGTTCAGGTTATAACGCCGCACTACTGGATCCAGACGGCGCCCAGCCGATCATCCACCCAGATGTGTGTGTCACCAGTGTGGTTGACCCTGTGAACCGGAATCTGTACTTGAACCCATGCGATAGCTGGCGTGGGAATTTCTTCCAGGCGGGGACGCCATGGAATGGTTTTCACACAGTCGTTCCACCCAACGGGCCAAGTTGTTGGGATAGCCCCACGGGATACTGGGCAGCTATTTTCACACCTAATAGCTTTCATCCTGGCGGAGTCCATGGTGCTCTGTTAGACGGTTCGGTGCGATTCATTACCGATTCCATCGACAGCGGAGACCTCACGCAGACTCAGCCGGTTGCGGGGGAAAGCCCCTATGGCGTGTGGGGTGCGCTGGGAACTCACCGCGGTGGCGAGACTCCCACTGAGTACTGA
- a CDS encoding carboxypeptidase regulatory-like domain-containing protein translates to MTSMNVSLTGMTCITLTTMLAMVGCGESRPEGMPETYPTYVTITQGGTPLADATVVLFPEDSTLARWPVGGMTDEQGTAEMLTSTKYAGAPAGTYKVIVNKTVTEGDPMPKHPGQGATRDQINEYDRALKTGKFEMYKVVSKEFRAAGTTTLSVEVSATGENKFTEDVGSPVKDMDAQATAASAGGTYTPMGTDSE, encoded by the coding sequence ATGACATCGATGAACGTAAGCCTGACGGGGATGACTTGTATAACGTTGACCACCATGCTCGCGATGGTGGGTTGCGGGGAGTCTCGACCCGAAGGGATGCCAGAAACCTATCCTACATACGTCACCATCACTCAGGGAGGAACTCCACTCGCTGACGCGACAGTAGTCCTGTTCCCAGAAGATTCAACGCTTGCACGGTGGCCTGTAGGCGGGATGACCGACGAACAGGGTACTGCGGAAATGTTGACATCGACTAAATACGCGGGCGCACCGGCAGGAACCTACAAGGTCATCGTCAATAAAACTGTCACCGAAGGTGATCCCATGCCCAAGCACCCAGGGCAAGGTGCCACTCGTGATCAGATCAATGAATATGATCGAGCACTTAAAACCGGTAAGTTTGAAATGTATAAAGTCGTGTCAAAGGAATTCCGTGCAGCCGGGACCACCACTTTGAGCGTTGAGGTATCTGCGACGGGTGAGAATAAGTTTACAGAAGACGTAGGCAGCCCGGTCAAAGACATGGATGCTCAGGCCACGGCAGCGTCCGCGGGTGGAACTTACACACCGATGGGTACCGATTCCGAGTAG
- a CDS encoding endo-1,4-beta-xylanase — protein MGQMHFHVPDAAAGFFHASRWEDAYLCGMEGVPWQTRNVFHPTEASGVAAVDAARDLPAGFRSSASAGGRLTLTRGVDTSAKLLITSPIDRIGFRVLSTCSLRCIDAPHNLVVELARGSCHRVRAQADIWQRGGLSLSDRFDELLATGTERFLDALQPRQKHGVDAHGTGRALADCEAEIQSTRAGIEAISLLEQAAAELSKLFAAQSMAFRRTREPRLSTMMAAGVLPSDVTISRHRTSTRASPGRRDPSAAASSAAANVAANASPGLDDGPETIFSEISQAFNAVAVRISWGEIENASGTPDFASANRILDQCASTGMRVIGGPVIDHRAGMLPDWLALMDNHFDQLMSAMTKFVEATVNEFRGRVHLWNAASGLNVCGPLGLDDEQVMRFSIGVLQTIRRCDPQTPVVMSIDQPCGEYLARHADGISPIHFADALLRSGLGLAGIGLNFRFGYEQGDTQPRTALEFAQLIDRWGTLSAPLLVQLSIPAAPGLDPGARIKTAPVSLAPEMNGQAAAWARQQYDFARPLIETLLAKQIVHAVVWDGASDQLPHVMPHTGVIDSMGAPRPLHAYLAGLRDELLM, from the coding sequence ATGGGTCAGATGCACTTCCATGTCCCAGACGCGGCAGCGGGTTTCTTCCACGCCAGCCGGTGGGAAGACGCCTATCTGTGCGGTATGGAAGGGGTACCTTGGCAGACTCGCAATGTATTCCACCCGACCGAGGCGTCCGGTGTAGCCGCAGTTGACGCCGCGCGTGATTTGCCAGCCGGCTTTCGCTCGTCGGCAAGCGCAGGTGGACGTCTTACCTTGACCCGGGGAGTCGACACATCCGCCAAACTACTGATCACCAGTCCCATCGACAGGATTGGATTTCGAGTGTTGTCGACCTGCTCACTTCGCTGTATCGATGCGCCGCACAATTTGGTTGTGGAGTTGGCGCGGGGGAGCTGCCATCGGGTTCGCGCCCAAGCTGACATTTGGCAGCGGGGCGGACTGTCATTGAGCGACCGTTTTGACGAGTTATTGGCGACCGGAACTGAGCGATTTCTCGATGCCCTGCAACCTCGCCAAAAGCATGGGGTTGATGCCCACGGAACCGGACGAGCGTTGGCCGATTGTGAGGCCGAGATTCAATCAACGCGGGCGGGCATCGAGGCGATTTCGTTACTTGAGCAGGCCGCCGCGGAATTAAGTAAGTTGTTTGCTGCACAGTCGATGGCGTTTCGCCGCACGCGTGAGCCTCGTCTGAGCACGATGATGGCAGCCGGCGTGCTGCCCAGTGACGTCACGATCTCGCGGCACCGAACTTCAACGCGAGCTTCACCTGGGCGACGTGACCCATCAGCCGCAGCAAGCTCAGCTGCTGCGAACGTTGCCGCCAACGCATCGCCAGGGCTCGACGATGGACCGGAAACAATTTTTAGTGAGATCTCTCAGGCTTTCAACGCCGTCGCCGTGCGCATTAGCTGGGGTGAGATTGAGAATGCATCGGGCACCCCTGATTTTGCGTCAGCCAATCGTATACTCGATCAATGCGCCAGCACTGGAATGCGAGTGATTGGCGGGCCTGTGATCGATCATCGCGCCGGCATGCTGCCTGACTGGTTGGCGTTGATGGACAACCATTTCGACCAATTGATGTCGGCGATGACTAAATTTGTCGAAGCCACGGTCAATGAGTTTCGTGGCCGTGTGCACCTCTGGAATGCGGCATCCGGTTTGAATGTTTGCGGCCCGTTAGGACTCGATGACGAGCAAGTCATGCGGTTTTCAATAGGCGTTCTACAAACGATCCGTCGTTGCGACCCGCAAACCCCCGTCGTGATGTCGATCGATCAACCGTGTGGCGAATACCTGGCGCGGCACGCGGATGGAATTTCGCCAATTCATTTTGCCGACGCTCTGTTGCGCAGCGGTTTGGGTTTGGCTGGCATCGGATTGAACTTCCGGTTTGGGTATGAGCAAGGAGACACGCAACCGCGCACTGCTCTGGAGTTCGCGCAGCTGATTGACCGCTGGGGTACACTCAGTGCGCCCCTGCTCGTGCAGCTCTCAATCCCTGCAGCTCCCGGCTTGGATCCGGGGGCGCGGATCAAAACCGCCCCTGTGTCTCTTGCCCCGGAGATGAACGGCCAAGCGGCTGCGTGGGCTCGCCAACAGTACGACTTCGCGCGGCCCCTGATTGAGACCTTGCTCGCCAAGCAGATTGTTCACGCAGTGGTATGGGACGGCGCCTCCGATCAGCTGCCCCATGTCATGCCGCATACAGGCGTGATCGATAGCATGGGAGCTCCCCGCCCGCTGCATGCCTACCTCGCTGGGTTGCGTGACGAACTTCTGATGTAG
- a CDS encoding phosphoribosylaminoimidazolesuccinocarboxamide synthase yields MPSQEVYRFDSAGSLLQTSLPFPRRQGKVRDVYDLGDCLLIVSTDRISAFDYILPSGIPGKGELLTAMSRFWFDAIDTGEIGGRLADAGTPLQHHLIGTDVPKRVADRVDAAPLKDRIMVVRKAEVVPFECVVRGYLEGSGWLAYQNSGEICGVALPAGLRQCEKLASPIFTPATKAEEGHDENVPIDVMIEQLGADTAEQLRKMSLVIYEDAARIAARKGVLIADTKFEFGRCAGDLMLIDEVLTPDSSRFWAADEYEPGRAQRSFDKQFVREWLQASDWDRNSPPPPLPQDIVEKTANRYREGADRLRA; encoded by the coding sequence ATGCCATCTCAAGAAGTCTACCGGTTCGATTCCGCCGGATCGCTCCTCCAAACCAGCCTGCCCTTTCCTCGCCGGCAGGGAAAAGTGCGCGACGTCTACGACCTGGGCGATTGCCTGCTGATTGTCAGCACCGATCGCATTAGCGCATTCGACTATATCCTCCCTAGCGGTATTCCTGGCAAAGGTGAGCTACTGACGGCGATGAGCCGATTCTGGTTTGACGCCATTGATACCGGTGAAATAGGCGGTCGATTGGCTGACGCGGGCACACCGCTGCAGCATCACCTGATTGGGACCGACGTTCCAAAACGTGTTGCAGATCGTGTAGACGCGGCACCGCTGAAGGACCGGATTATGGTCGTGCGGAAAGCGGAGGTGGTGCCGTTTGAATGTGTGGTGCGCGGCTACCTCGAAGGCAGCGGCTGGCTCGCCTATCAGAATAGTGGCGAGATCTGCGGCGTGGCACTCCCGGCAGGCCTGAGACAGTGTGAGAAACTCGCCTCGCCGATCTTCACCCCGGCGACCAAAGCCGAAGAGGGACACGACGAGAACGTTCCCATCGATGTCATGATCGAACAGCTTGGCGCCGACACGGCCGAGCAACTTCGTAAGATGAGCCTTGTCATTTACGAGGACGCAGCCCGCATCGCGGCTCGCAAAGGTGTCTTGATTGCCGACACGAAATTTGAGTTTGGACGCTGCGCAGGAGATCTGATGCTGATCGACGAAGTCCTGACTCCAGATAGTTCACGCTTTTGGGCAGCAGACGAATACGAACCTGGCCGAGCTCAACGCTCCTTTGACAAGCAGTTCGTCCGCGAGTGGCTGCAGGCATCCGATTGGGATCGGAACAGCCCACCGCCACCGCTTCCCCAGGACATCGTCGAGAAGACTGCGAATCGGTACCGCGAAGGCGCCGATCGCTTGCGAGCCTAG
- the corA gene encoding magnesium/cobalt transporter CorA encodes MASQSVINSAAYHNGIRVADVPLADLGDAWNHSDRFIWVGLYEPSEQVLSFIQQAFGLHDLAIEDAHNAHQRPKLEVYDDSMFVVMRTAKLSAGGDRRIEFGETHMFLGPRYVITVRHGSLQSHVGVRARCESTPNLLAKGEGFVAHAVMDFVVDQYFPIIDALEAELDELEVHIFSGVSERSVTARIYHLRRDLLAIMQAVSPLIDVSSRLARTNSHLISADARPYFQDIHDHVVCIAGLVDSLQQLSQTALESNLALISVSQNDDTKRLAAWAAILAVPTLVAGLYGMNFKYMPETGWVWGYPASLAMMGLLCVALYMRFRSVDWL; translated from the coding sequence ATGGCATCTCAAAGTGTGATCAACTCAGCGGCATACCACAACGGTATCCGGGTCGCTGACGTGCCGCTTGCAGATTTGGGGGATGCCTGGAACCACTCCGATCGATTCATTTGGGTGGGACTGTACGAGCCGAGTGAACAGGTACTGTCGTTCATCCAGCAGGCTTTCGGTCTTCACGATCTGGCGATCGAAGACGCCCACAACGCCCATCAACGTCCCAAGCTCGAAGTCTATGACGACTCGATGTTCGTTGTGATGCGGACGGCGAAGCTGTCCGCCGGTGGGGATCGGCGAATCGAATTCGGCGAAACACACATGTTTCTCGGCCCGAGATACGTGATCACCGTGCGACACGGCTCGCTGCAATCGCATGTGGGCGTCCGTGCAAGATGCGAATCAACGCCGAATTTGCTCGCCAAAGGTGAAGGGTTTGTTGCCCACGCCGTGATGGACTTCGTGGTGGACCAGTACTTTCCGATTATCGATGCGCTAGAGGCGGAATTGGATGAATTGGAGGTGCATATCTTCAGCGGCGTGTCCGAACGCAGCGTCACTGCCCGTATCTATCACCTCCGTCGTGACCTGCTCGCGATTATGCAAGCGGTCTCGCCGCTCATCGATGTGTCCTCGCGCCTTGCGCGCACGAACTCGCATCTGATTTCTGCTGATGCCCGCCCCTACTTCCAAGACATCCACGATCATGTTGTCTGCATCGCAGGCCTCGTCGACAGTCTACAGCAACTATCGCAAACGGCCCTGGAGAGTAACTTAGCGCTGATCTCAGTATCCCAAAATGATGACACCAAGCGTCTGGCCGCGTGGGCGGCCATTTTGGCGGTGCCGACGTTGGTTGCGGGCCTCTACGGCATGAATTTCAAGTACATGCCTGAGACCGGGTGGGTATGGGGCTATCCCGCCTCACTGGCGATGATGGGGCTCCTGTGCGTTGCCTTGTACATGCGTTTTCGCAGTGTTGATTGGCTGTAG
- a CDS encoding AAA family ATPase, translating into MLEQPTTRERITELTHEIGKRNVPFQRIVEQVNHVLVGQERLIHRMLIGLLANGHLLIEGVPGLAKTTAVSSLAKAINTGFQRLQFTPDLLPADLIGTQVYRPQDQTFVVQKGPIFSNLILADEINRAPAKVQSALLEAMQERQVTIGSETFPLDNPFLVMATQNPVEQEGTYQLPEAQTDRFMLKVIVDYPNRDEEILILQRMSKTSTKFDVNAITSPAEILAARELVDEIYVDSKVQNYIVDLVMATRTPEAYGLELSDLIQFGGSPRATINLALAAKANAFLAGRGYVTPADVKEIALDVLRHRVMVTYEAEAEERTSDSIVAEILNHVATP; encoded by the coding sequence ATGCTCGAACAGCCCACGACTCGCGAACGCATCACGGAACTCACCCACGAGATTGGCAAGCGAAACGTCCCTTTTCAGAGAATCGTCGAGCAGGTTAACCATGTTCTCGTGGGACAGGAGCGACTCATTCACCGCATGTTGATCGGGTTGCTCGCCAATGGTCACCTGTTGATCGAAGGGGTCCCGGGACTGGCCAAGACGACCGCGGTGTCGAGTCTTGCCAAAGCGATCAACACTGGCTTCCAGCGTTTGCAGTTCACTCCGGATCTGCTGCCAGCTGATTTGATCGGCACGCAGGTATATCGGCCGCAAGACCAAACCTTCGTCGTCCAGAAAGGGCCAATCTTCTCGAATTTGATCCTGGCTGACGAGATTAACCGTGCTCCGGCGAAGGTGCAAAGTGCGCTTCTAGAAGCGATGCAAGAACGCCAAGTCACGATCGGATCGGAGACGTTTCCGTTAGACAATCCGTTCTTGGTCATGGCAACGCAGAACCCAGTAGAGCAGGAGGGAACGTATCAATTGCCTGAAGCGCAGACCGACCGGTTTATGCTTAAAGTGATCGTGGACTACCCTAACCGCGACGAGGAAATCCTGATCCTGCAGCGGATGAGTAAAACGTCGACGAAATTCGATGTCAATGCGATCACCTCCCCTGCGGAGATCTTGGCAGCTCGCGAACTGGTCGACGAGATTTATGTTGACTCCAAAGTGCAGAACTACATTGTCGATCTGGTGATGGCGACCCGCACACCTGAAGCATACGGTTTAGAACTAAGCGATTTGATTCAGTTCGGTGGTTCTCCCCGAGCGACGATCAATTTGGCGCTGGCAGCCAAGGCCAACGCGTTTCTAGCGGGGCGAGGCTATGTTACTCCCGCAGACGTCAAAGAGATCGCGTTGGACGTCCTGCGGCACCGCGTGATGGTAACGTACGAGGCTGAGGCGGAAGAACGGACAAGCGATTCGATTGTTGCGGAGATTCTCAATCACGTGGCAACCCCTTAG
- a CDS encoding DUF58 domain-containing protein, with product MIPREILQKIRRIQIRTSHQVDELLAGNWHSAFKGRGVEFEEVRPYQIGDDVRAIDWNVTARSDQPFVKLFREERELAVQLLVDLSGSQKLGTTTQTKRELVAELGALLSMSAIKNNDKVGLTLFSDGIEKSIPARKGSRHVLRLIRELLYCQPMGVGTDIRFALEHLNRVCKRRTVVFLISDFQDTQYERALKVAARKHDIIPVVITDPREHEMPNVGLVRLQDEETGEAITLDTASSQNRDHFANLYRRECDTRDHLFRRLRLMPIHLETGSDIVEPLHKYFHLRETRA from the coding sequence ATGATTCCACGCGAGATTCTACAGAAAATACGCCGGATCCAAATTCGCACCTCCCACCAAGTCGATGAGTTGTTGGCGGGCAATTGGCATTCGGCATTCAAGGGACGCGGAGTCGAGTTTGAGGAAGTGCGTCCCTACCAAATCGGTGATGACGTTCGTGCCATCGACTGGAACGTGACGGCGCGCAGCGACCAGCCCTTCGTCAAGCTTTTTCGCGAAGAGCGTGAGCTCGCCGTCCAGTTGCTCGTTGATCTCAGCGGCTCGCAGAAATTGGGGACGACCACCCAGACCAAACGCGAACTGGTAGCGGAACTCGGCGCCCTGTTATCGATGTCCGCGATCAAGAACAACGACAAGGTTGGTTTGACTTTGTTCTCCGATGGGATTGAGAAGAGCATCCCCGCGCGGAAAGGGTCGCGACATGTCCTCCGCCTCATCCGCGAACTGCTGTACTGCCAACCGATGGGCGTCGGAACGGACATTCGCTTTGCACTCGAGCATCTCAATCGGGTTTGCAAGCGACGTACTGTCGTGTTTCTGATCAGCGATTTTCAGGACACTCAGTACGAGCGCGCACTCAAAGTCGCCGCGCGGAAACATGACATTATCCCGGTCGTGATCACAGATCCACGCGAGCACGAAATGCCCAACGTAGGACTGGTTCGATTGCAAGACGAAGAGACGGGGGAGGCTATCACCCTCGACACCGCCAGTTCTCAAAACCGAGATCACTTCGCGAATCTTTATCGTAGGGAGTGTGACACTCGCGACCACCTATTTCGACGCTTGCGGCTGATGCCGATCCATCTTGAAACAGGCTCGGATATCGTCGAACCATTACATAAGTACTTTCATCTACGAGAGACTCGAGCATGA
- a CDS encoding BatD family protein, protein MILRRDHERQRLSLSVHTLRHWVACVAAGWLVMWLLMTVDVADAATPEITTQASTTTVRVAQPFTVRWTVVAPTGSKVMFPKRGLQLGDFEVLGVSDQFDVPQAGTNATRTWTRQMTLETIQTGDLVIPDLEIRIQSARGSDTAESTALRTQSLTIHVASVLEDRADPTQFHDIQPVVDVDIPTEPARNHLAWALGGTVGVAVLAIASVIVVRKRNSMTPQTWALGELAELQLATRTGEAGADEATLRLSGILHDFLLLQLDMDEGGRTTHELLDTVSDKHTVAREIIDRIGVLIKLADDAKFAGQHLTQSELAAAIDESREIIQAIASSQQS, encoded by the coding sequence ATGATTTTACGTCGTGACCATGAACGTCAACGGCTGTCGCTATCCGTTCATACATTGAGACACTGGGTGGCCTGCGTCGCAGCCGGTTGGCTAGTGATGTGGCTGCTGATGACGGTCGATGTCGCTGACGCCGCCACTCCCGAGATTACCACTCAGGCATCGACGACGACCGTGCGCGTGGCCCAACCATTTACGGTGCGGTGGACGGTCGTTGCCCCAACAGGGTCAAAGGTGATGTTTCCCAAACGCGGCCTGCAGCTTGGTGACTTCGAAGTTCTCGGCGTGTCGGATCAATTCGATGTTCCTCAGGCAGGCACCAACGCCACTAGAACCTGGACGCGACAAATGACTCTCGAGACGATTCAAACCGGCGATCTGGTGATCCCGGACCTCGAAATTCGCATCCAAAGTGCGCGCGGTAGTGACACTGCGGAATCCACTGCACTACGCACCCAATCGCTCACGATCCACGTCGCTAGTGTGCTCGAAGATCGCGCCGACCCCACTCAATTTCATGATATCCAACCGGTGGTTGACGTCGATATTCCCACGGAGCCTGCTAGGAACCACCTTGCTTGGGCGCTCGGAGGTACCGTCGGTGTGGCGGTGCTCGCAATCGCGAGCGTGATCGTCGTTCGTAAACGTAACAGCATGACACCCCAGACGTGGGCGCTGGGCGAACTCGCCGAGCTGCAACTCGCTACCCGCACCGGAGAAGCAGGTGCCGATGAGGCGACCCTGCGATTGTCCGGCATCCTTCACGATTTCTTGCTGCTGCAGCTCGACATGGATGAGGGGGGACGCACCACTCATGAACTGCTCGATACGGTCAGTGATAAACATACCGTTGCACGCGAGATCATCGATCGAATCGGCGTGCTCATCAAGCTTGCCGACGACGCAAAATTTGCTGGACAGCACCTCACTCAAAGCGAGCTCGCCGCAGCGATCGACGAATCTCGAGAAATCATCCAAGCCATCGCATCCTCGCAGCAGAGTTAG
- a CDS encoding vWA domain-containing protein, whose amino-acid sequence MLYSPWYLLLLLFVPVLAWRLFSPRRRSAVRFSSLRIAQQMTPTLRQRLAWLPAALTLGAITFMVLGAARPREGREQTVAESEGIAIEMVVDRSGSMQALDFEIDGEPVDRLTAIKKVASEFVQGDDSRDLAGRFSDLVGLITFAGYADSETPPTLDHAFLTSRLNHTQIVTARSEDGTAIGDAISLAVEKLNALDERQKQKVQSKVIILLTDGENNAGQLEPVPAAELAATMGIKVYTIGVGTKGEAPIPAVDAFGRRTVQWMRVNIDEATLTEVAEVTGGKYFRATDTDSLAKIYEEIDQLEKTNVEAKHFVDYRELAVQSYSGAVFFPAVLMIAFVLLVARLLLQQTWLREMTA is encoded by the coding sequence ATGTTGTATTCACCCTGGTATCTATTGTTGCTCTTATTTGTACCGGTATTGGCATGGCGGTTGTTCTCACCGCGCCGCCGGAGCGCGGTCAGGTTCAGCAGCCTGCGGATCGCACAACAAATGACTCCGACCCTGAGGCAACGCCTGGCATGGTTGCCCGCAGCATTGACGCTCGGTGCGATCACATTCATGGTTTTGGGCGCAGCACGACCCCGGGAGGGACGTGAACAAACCGTTGCAGAGAGCGAAGGTATCGCCATCGAGATGGTCGTCGATCGCAGCGGCAGCATGCAAGCTCTCGATTTTGAGATTGACGGGGAGCCCGTCGATCGACTGACGGCGATCAAAAAAGTCGCCAGCGAATTTGTGCAGGGCGATGATAGCCGTGATCTTGCAGGTAGATTCAGCGATCTGGTTGGATTGATTACCTTCGCAGGATACGCCGATAGTGAGACGCCGCCGACTCTCGACCACGCCTTTCTCACATCTCGACTGAATCATACTCAGATCGTCACCGCCCGCAGCGAAGATGGCACCGCCATTGGTGACGCCATCTCGTTAGCGGTCGAAAAACTCAATGCGCTCGATGAACGTCAAAAGCAAAAGGTTCAAAGTAAGGTCATCATTCTTCTCACCGATGGTGAAAACAATGCGGGGCAGTTGGAGCCTGTTCCAGCGGCCGAGCTCGCCGCGACGATGGGGATCAAAGTCTACACGATCGGTGTTGGCACAAAGGGCGAAGCTCCCATTCCAGCAGTTGACGCCTTTGGTCGCCGAACCGTTCAGTGGATGAGAGTCAACATCGACGAGGCGACACTGACTGAAGTTGCCGAGGTAACAGGTGGAAAATACTTTCGTGCAACTGATACAGACTCGCTCGCCAAAATCTACGAAGAGATCGATCAACTCGAGAAAACAAACGTAGAAGCCAAGCACTTTGTCGACTATCGAGAACTTGCCGTGCAATCGTACTCTGGCGCTGTCTTCTTTCCCGCCGTATTGATGATCGCTTTTGTGCTGTTGGTCGCACGCCTCCTTCTCCAACAAACGTGGTTGCGCGAGATGACTGCGTGA